The following proteins are co-located in the Ensifer sp. WSM1721 genome:
- the aspS gene encoding aspartate--tRNA ligase, giving the protein MHRYRSHTCAALRKSDVGSTVRLSGWVHRVRDHGGVLFIDLRDHYGLTQVVADPDSPAFKMAETVRGEWVIRVDGIVKARTEETVNKNMPTGEIELYAREIEALSAAKELPLPVFGEPDYPEDVRLKYRFLDLRRETLHRNIVKRTEIIAAMRRRMTEIGFTEYTTPILTASSPEGARDFLVPSRLHPGNFYALPQAPQQYKQLLMVAGFDRYFQIAPCFRDEDPRADRLPGEFYQLDLEMSFVEQEDVWDTMEPMIRSIFTDFAGGKPVTEKFPRIPYDTAIRKYGSDKPDLRNPIEMQEVTDHFAGSGFKVFANMIASNPRVEIWAIPAKTGGSRAFCDRMNAWAQSQGQPGLGYIFWRKEGEKLEGAGPLAKNIGEERTDAIRTQLGLDDGDACFFVAGEPAKFYKFAGEARTKAGEELNLVDRDRFELCWIVDFPFYEWNEDEKRVDFAHNPFSMPQGGLTALSGDDLLSIKAFQYDMVCNGFEIASGSIRNQSPELMVKAFENVGLSQADVEEQFGGLYRAFQYGAPPHGGMAFGIDRIVMLLVGAKNLREISLFPMNQQAVDLLMGAPSPATPAQLRELAIRPIPQKKD; this is encoded by the coding sequence ATGCACCGTTACCGCAGCCACACCTGTGCCGCTCTCCGCAAATCGGATGTCGGCTCCACCGTTCGCCTCTCCGGCTGGGTTCACCGCGTCCGCGATCATGGCGGCGTGCTGTTCATCGACCTGCGCGATCACTATGGCCTGACACAGGTTGTCGCCGATCCGGACTCGCCGGCCTTCAAGATGGCCGAGACCGTGCGCGGCGAATGGGTCATTCGCGTCGACGGCATCGTCAAGGCGCGCACCGAAGAGACCGTCAACAAGAACATGCCGACCGGTGAGATCGAGCTCTATGCCCGCGAGATCGAGGCTCTGTCCGCCGCCAAGGAACTGCCGCTGCCGGTTTTCGGCGAGCCGGACTATCCGGAAGACGTGCGCCTCAAGTACCGCTTCCTCGATCTCCGTCGCGAGACCCTGCACAGGAACATCGTCAAGCGCACGGAGATCATCGCCGCCATGCGCCGGCGAATGACGGAGATCGGCTTCACCGAATACACGACGCCGATCCTGACCGCCTCGTCGCCGGAAGGCGCTCGCGACTTCCTGGTGCCGAGCCGCCTCCATCCTGGCAATTTCTACGCGTTGCCGCAGGCGCCGCAGCAATATAAGCAGCTTCTGATGGTCGCCGGCTTCGACCGCTACTTCCAGATCGCACCCTGCTTCCGCGACGAGGATCCGCGCGCCGATCGTCTCCCTGGCGAATTCTACCAGCTTGACCTCGAGATGAGCTTCGTCGAGCAGGAAGACGTCTGGGACACCATGGAGCCGATGATCCGCTCTATCTTCACCGATTTCGCCGGCGGCAAGCCGGTGACGGAAAAGTTTCCGCGCATCCCCTATGACACGGCGATCCGCAAATACGGTTCCGACAAGCCGGATCTCAGAAACCCGATCGAGATGCAGGAAGTCACGGACCATTTCGCCGGCTCCGGCTTCAAGGTCTTCGCCAACATGATCGCCTCCAACCCCAGGGTGGAGATCTGGGCGATCCCCGCCAAGACCGGCGGCTCGCGCGCATTCTGCGACCGCATGAACGCCTGGGCCCAGAGCCAAGGCCAGCCGGGTCTCGGCTACATCTTCTGGCGCAAGGAGGGCGAGAAGCTCGAAGGCGCTGGTCCGCTCGCTAAGAATATCGGCGAGGAGCGCACCGATGCGATCCGCACGCAGCTTGGTCTCGACGACGGTGACGCCTGCTTCTTCGTCGCCGGCGAGCCGGCGAAATTCTACAAGTTCGCCGGCGAGGCGCGCACCAAGGCCGGCGAGGAACTGAACCTCGTCGATCGCGACCGCTTCGAACTGTGCTGGATCGTCGACTTCCCGTTCTATGAGTGGAACGAGGATGAGAAGCGCGTCGACTTCGCCCACAACCCGTTCTCGATGCCGCAGGGCGGCCTCACAGCGCTGTCCGGCGATGATCTCCTGTCGATCAAGGCATTCCAATACGACATGGTCTGCAACGGCTTCGAGATTGCCTCGGGCTCTATCCGCAACCAGTCGCCGGAGCTGATGGTGAAGGCTTTCGAGAACGTCGGCCTCAGCCAAGCCGACGTCGAAGAACAGTTCGGCGGTCTCTACCGCGCCTTCCAGTACGGTGCCCCGCCGCACGGCGGCATGGCCTTCGGTATCGACCGCATCGTCATGCTGCTGGTCGGAGCCAAGAACCTGCGCGAGATTTCGCTCTTCCCGATGAACCAGCAGGCGGTCGACCTCCTGATGGGCGCGCCATCGCCGGCGACGCCGGCGCAGCTCAGGGAGTTGGCGATCCGTCCGATCCCGCAGAAGAAGGACTGA
- the groL gene encoding chaperonin GroEL (60 kDa chaperone family; promotes refolding of misfolded polypeptides especially under stressful conditions; forms two stacked rings of heptamers to form a barrel-shaped 14mer; ends can be capped by GroES; misfolded proteins enter the barrel where they are refolded when GroES binds) has translation MAAKEVKFTTDARDRMLRGVDIMANAVRVTLGPKGRNVVIEKSFGAPRITKDGVSVAKEIELEDKFENMGAQMLREVASRTSDVAGDGTTTATVLAQAIVREGAKAVAAGMNPMDLKRGIDLAVDAIVKELKNNARKVSKNAEIAQVATISANGDAEIGRYLAEAMEKVGNEGVITVEEAKTAEIELEVVEGMQFDRGYLSPYFITNQEKMRVELEDAYILIHEKKLSNLQAMIPVLESVIQAGKPLLIIAEDVEGEALATLVVNKLRGGLKVAAVKAPGFGDRRKAMLEDIAILTGGTVVSEELGVKLEHVSVDTLGRAKRVMVEKETTTIVDGAGSKEDIKGRVAQIKAQIEDTTSDYDREKLQERLAKLAGGVAVIRVGGSTEIEVKEKKDRVDDALHATRAAVEEGILPGGGVALLRVVRALDNLATANDDQRVGIEIVRRAIEAPVRQIAENSGAEGSIIVGRLKEKPEFAYGWNAQTGEFGDLFDMGVIDPAKVVRTALQDAASVAGLLVTTEAMIAEKPKKDGQPQMPPTPGMDF, from the coding sequence ATGGCTGCCAAGGAAGTCAAATTCACCACCGATGCCCGCGATCGGATGCTGCGCGGGGTGGATATCATGGCCAACGCCGTCCGGGTCACGCTTGGCCCCAAGGGCCGGAACGTGGTGATCGAAAAGTCCTTCGGCGCGCCGCGAATCACCAAGGACGGCGTTTCCGTTGCCAAGGAAATCGAACTCGAGGACAAGTTCGAGAACATGGGCGCGCAGATGCTGCGCGAAGTCGCCTCCCGCACGAGCGACGTCGCCGGCGACGGCACGACGACCGCAACTGTGCTCGCGCAGGCGATCGTTCGCGAAGGCGCCAAGGCCGTTGCTGCCGGCATGAACCCGATGGACCTGAAGCGCGGCATCGATCTCGCGGTCGACGCGATCGTCAAGGAACTCAAGAACAATGCCCGCAAGGTCTCCAAGAATGCGGAAATCGCCCAAGTCGCCACCATTTCCGCCAATGGCGATGCCGAAATCGGCCGTTATCTCGCCGAAGCGATGGAAAAGGTCGGCAATGAAGGCGTGATCACCGTCGAGGAGGCGAAGACCGCCGAGATAGAGCTCGAGGTCGTCGAGGGCATGCAGTTCGACCGGGGTTATCTGTCGCCTTATTTCATCACCAATCAGGAGAAGATGCGGGTCGAGCTGGAGGATGCCTACATTCTCATCCACGAGAAGAAGCTCTCCAACCTCCAGGCGATGATTCCCGTCCTCGAGTCGGTCATCCAGGCCGGCAAGCCGCTTCTCATCATCGCCGAAGACGTCGAGGGCGAGGCGCTCGCCACGCTCGTCGTCAACAAGCTGCGCGGTGGTCTGAAGGTGGCGGCCGTGAAGGCACCCGGCTTCGGCGACCGCCGCAAGGCCATGCTGGAAGACATCGCGATCCTGACGGGCGGCACCGTGGTTTCGGAGGAACTCGGCGTCAAGCTCGAACACGTGTCGGTGGATACGCTCGGCCGCGCGAAGCGCGTGATGGTGGAAAAGGAGACGACGACGATCGTCGACGGCGCCGGTTCCAAGGAGGACATCAAGGGCCGCGTCGCCCAGATTAAGGCGCAGATCGAGGATACGACCTCGGACTACGACAGGGAAAAGCTGCAGGAGCGGCTCGCCAAGCTTGCCGGGGGCGTCGCCGTTATTCGCGTCGGCGGCTCGACCGAGATCGAGGTCAAGGAAAAGAAGGACCGCGTCGACGACGCGCTGCACGCAACACGCGCCGCGGTCGAGGAAGGCATCCTGCCCGGCGGCGGCGTTGCGCTCTTGCGCGTCGTCAGAGCGCTCGACAACCTTGCGACAGCCAATGACGACCAGCGCGTGGGAATCGAGATCGTCCGCCGGGCGATCGAGGCACCCGTTCGCCAAATCGCCGAGAATTCGGGTGCCGAAGGGTCGATTATCGTCGGGAGGCTCAAAGAGAAACCGGAATTTGCCTATGGCTGGAACGCCCAGACCGGGGAATTCGGAGACCTTTTCGACATGGGCGTCATCGACCCGGCCAAGGTCGTGCGCACGGCGCTGCAGGACGCCGCCTCTGTCGCTGGTCTTCTCGTGACGACAGAAGCGATGATCGCGGAGAAGCCGAAGAAGGATGGGCAGCCGCAGATGCCGCCCACCCCCGGCATGGACTTCTGA
- a CDS encoding helix-turn-helix transcriptional regulator, with product MSAMSSALDDTLLAISDPTRRRILEILLAGEMSAAEIAAAIGFEQAVLAKHLIVLEAAGLIARRRQDGKELVTADPAPLEIAAEWIDTNRELWAMRSQMQELSPDGGSSEQS from the coding sequence ATGAGTGCGATGAGTTCAGCCCTTGACGATACGTTGCTGGCGATTTCGGATCCCACCCGACGCCGCATACTCGAAATTCTCCTCGCCGGTGAGATGTCCGCAGCGGAAATCGCTGCAGCCATCGGCTTCGAGCAGGCCGTCCTCGCCAAACATTTGATTGTCCTCGAAGCAGCAGGATTGATCGCTCGGCGCCGGCAAGACGGGAAGGAGCTCGTCACGGCCGATCCCGCTCCCTTGGAAATCGCCGCGGAGTGGATCGACACCAACCGCGAACTCTGGGCCATGCGCTCGCAAATGCAGGAACTTTCGCCGGATGGCGGATCGTCCGAGCAGAGCTGA
- the parC gene encoding DNA topoisomerase IV subunit A, with protein sequence MGQSLLPPSGGDDHIQPVDLKAALEERYLAYALSTIMHRALPDVRDGLKPVHRRIIHAMSEMGLRPNSSFKKCARIVGDVIGKFHPHGDQSVYDALVRLAQDFSQRYPVVDGQGNFGNIDGDNAAAYRYTEAKMTEVAALLLEGIDQDAVDFRPTYNEEDQEPTVLPGAFPNLLANGASGIAVGMATSVPPHNAHELCDAALYLIRHPNATVEDLLFDPANPQRGGIEGPDFPTGGIIVESRASMIESYRTGRGGFRVRARWAVEELGRGGYQIVVTEIPYQVQKSRLIEKIAELLIARKLPLLEDIRDESAEDVRIVLVPKSRSVDANILMESLFKLTELESRIPLNMNVLSMGRVPRVMALNEVLSEWLAHRREVLQRRSRHRLAAIDRRLEILGGYLIAYLNIDEVIRIIREEDEPKAVMIERFVLTDNQAEAILNMRLRSLRKLEEFEIRTEFDALSKEKAEIEALLASDDKQWQAVAWEIGEVKKKFAKATELGKRRSSFAEAPDADVEAIQQAMIEKEPITVVISEKGWIRALKGHIADTSSLQFKEGDALKVAFPAQTTDKILVFTTGGKVYTLGGDKLPGGRGHGEPLRIMVDMENDQDVLTALVHDPTRKLIISSAAGNGFVVAESDIVANTRKGKQVMNVAMPDEAKLVVAVKGDHVAVVGDNRKMLVFPLVQIPEMARGKGVRLQRYKDGGISDIRCFTIAEGLTWEDSAGRVFTKTKDELIEWLGDRASAGRIVPKGFPRSGKFSG encoded by the coding sequence ATGGGACAAAGCCTTTTGCCGCCCTCTGGCGGCGATGACCACATTCAGCCGGTTGACCTCAAGGCGGCGCTGGAAGAGCGCTATCTCGCCTACGCGCTGTCGACCATCATGCATCGCGCGCTGCCGGACGTCCGCGACGGACTGAAGCCTGTCCATCGCCGGATCATTCATGCGATGAGCGAGATGGGGCTCAGGCCCAACTCCTCGTTCAAGAAATGCGCCCGCATCGTCGGCGATGTAATCGGTAAGTTCCATCCGCATGGCGACCAGTCGGTCTACGATGCGCTGGTGCGTCTCGCTCAGGATTTCTCGCAGCGCTACCCCGTGGTCGACGGGCAAGGCAACTTCGGCAATATCGACGGCGACAATGCCGCCGCCTATCGTTACACCGAAGCGAAGATGACCGAGGTCGCGGCCCTCCTTTTGGAGGGGATCGATCAGGACGCCGTCGATTTCCGTCCGACTTACAACGAGGAGGACCAGGAGCCGACGGTACTTCCCGGCGCCTTCCCGAACCTTCTCGCCAACGGCGCGTCGGGTATTGCCGTCGGCATGGCGACGTCGGTCCCGCCGCATAATGCCCATGAGCTCTGCGATGCGGCGCTCTATCTCATCCGGCACCCGAATGCGACGGTGGAGGACTTGCTCTTCGACCCCGCCAACCCGCAGCGCGGCGGCATCGAGGGACCGGATTTCCCGACGGGCGGCATCATCGTCGAGAGCCGCGCCAGCATGATCGAGTCCTATCGGACCGGCCGCGGCGGCTTCCGAGTCCGCGCGCGCTGGGCCGTGGAGGAATTGGGGCGCGGCGGCTATCAGATCGTCGTCACCGAAATTCCCTACCAGGTGCAGAAGTCGCGCCTGATCGAGAAGATCGCCGAGTTGCTCATCGCGCGCAAACTGCCGCTGCTCGAGGATATCCGCGACGAATCGGCAGAGGATGTGCGCATCGTTCTCGTGCCGAAGAGCCGCTCGGTCGACGCCAACATCCTGATGGAATCGCTCTTCAAGCTGACGGAGCTCGAAAGCCGCATTCCGCTCAACATGAACGTGCTGTCGATGGGCCGCGTGCCGCGGGTCATGGCGCTGAACGAGGTGTTGAGCGAATGGCTGGCGCATCGCCGCGAGGTCCTGCAGCGGCGCTCGCGGCACAGGCTCGCCGCGATCGACCGGCGGCTGGAGATCCTCGGCGGCTACCTCATCGCCTACCTGAACATCGACGAGGTCATCCGCATCATCCGTGAGGAGGACGAGCCGAAGGCAGTGATGATCGAGCGCTTCGTGCTCACCGACAACCAGGCCGAAGCGATCCTCAACATGCGCCTGCGCTCCTTGCGCAAGCTCGAGGAATTCGAAATCCGCACCGAGTTCGACGCGCTTTCGAAAGAGAAAGCGGAAATCGAGGCGCTGCTCGCTTCGGATGACAAGCAGTGGCAGGCGGTCGCCTGGGAGATCGGCGAGGTCAAGAAGAAATTCGCCAAGGCGACCGAACTCGGCAAGCGCCGCAGTTCCTTCGCCGAGGCCCCGGACGCCGATGTCGAGGCCATCCAGCAGGCGATGATCGAAAAGGAGCCGATCACCGTCGTCATCTCGGAGAAGGGCTGGATCCGTGCCCTCAAGGGCCACATCGCGGACACCTCGTCCCTCCAGTTCAAGGAGGGCGATGCGCTGAAGGTGGCATTTCCGGCGCAGACGACGGACAAGATCCTTGTCTTCACGACGGGCGGCAAGGTCTACACGCTCGGCGGAGACAAGCTGCCGGGCGGACGGGGTCACGGCGAGCCCTTGCGCATCATGGTGGACATGGAGAACGACCAGGACGTGCTGACTGCGCTCGTGCACGATCCGACGCGCAAGCTCATCATTTCCTCGGCAGCGGGCAACGGCTTCGTCGTCGCTGAAAGCGATATCGTCGCCAATACCCGCAAGGGCAAGCAGGTGATGAATGTCGCGATGCCGGACGAAGCCAAGCTCGTCGTTGCGGTCAAGGGCGATCATGTCGCCGTCGTCGGCGACAATCGCAAGATGCTCGTTTTCCCGCTCGTCCAGATCCCCGAAATGGCGCGTGGCAAGGGGGTTCGCCTGCAGCGCTACAAGGACGGCGGCATCTCCGACATCCGCTGCTTCACCATCGCCGAAGGGCTCACTTGGGAAGACAGCGCCGGCCGCGTATTCACAAAGACCAAGGACGAACTGATCGAGTGGCTCGGCGATCGTGCCTCCGCCGGCCGGATCGTGCCGAAAGGCTTCCCGCGAAGCGGCAAGTTCAGCGGCTGA
- a CDS encoding MFS transporter, translating into MSQIRPLIPLLITAGILIGGNGLQGTFISLRALEEGFSTSLIGLVGAGYNVGFAIGCVYVTRILRAIGHIRTFSAMAAIASAAAIAMVLLIDPWFWFLMRLVAGICFASLFATVESWLNASVTNANRARTLSVYRLVDLGSVTAAQYLIPGIGIGGFELFAIIAMALTLSLVPISFADRSSPVAPEAIRFDIKALWNISPLATIGCIVVGLTNAAFRSLGPIYAQGIGLSVTAIATFMSAGIIGGVVLQYPLGHYSDQIDRRLIILIATFGSLLASLFLAFGAGGDEWLNFAGIFAFGAFAMPLYSLCSAHANDHAAEGQHALVSAGMLFFWSLGAIIGPLFASFMLDIFGPQALFIYTAVILALFMLYTLQRMTARASVPAQERSMPFRNLLRTSSFFNKLAGGGQSKKEP; encoded by the coding sequence ATGTCCCAGATTCGCCCGCTCATCCCGCTCCTCATCACCGCCGGCATTCTCATCGGCGGCAACGGGCTGCAGGGCACCTTCATCTCGCTCAGGGCACTTGAAGAGGGATTTTCGACCTCATTGATCGGTCTCGTCGGCGCGGGCTACAATGTCGGTTTCGCGATCGGCTGCGTCTACGTCACCCGCATTCTGCGGGCGATCGGGCACATCCGCACCTTCTCGGCAATGGCGGCAATCGCGTCGGCGGCCGCGATCGCCATGGTGCTTCTCATCGATCCGTGGTTCTGGTTCCTGATGCGCCTCGTCGCCGGCATCTGCTTCGCGAGCCTCTTCGCGACCGTCGAAAGCTGGCTGAACGCCAGCGTCACCAATGCCAATCGGGCGCGCACTCTATCGGTCTATCGCCTCGTCGATCTCGGCTCAGTGACTGCGGCGCAGTACCTCATCCCCGGAATAGGCATCGGCGGCTTCGAGCTCTTCGCGATCATCGCGATGGCGCTCACCCTTTCGCTCGTGCCGATCTCGTTCGCCGACCGCTCGAGCCCAGTCGCTCCGGAAGCGATCCGCTTCGACATCAAGGCGCTCTGGAACATCTCGCCACTCGCGACAATCGGCTGCATCGTCGTGGGTCTCACCAACGCCGCCTTCCGCTCACTGGGACCGATCTATGCGCAGGGGATCGGCCTTTCGGTGACGGCGATTGCGACCTTCATGAGCGCGGGCATCATCGGCGGGGTCGTACTGCAATATCCGCTCGGCCATTATTCGGACCAGATCGACCGGCGGCTGATAATCCTGATCGCCACTTTCGGCTCCCTCCTCGCGAGCCTCTTTCTCGCCTTCGGCGCCGGCGGTGACGAATGGCTGAACTTCGCCGGAATCTTTGCCTTCGGCGCGTTTGCCATGCCGCTCTATTCGCTCTGTTCGGCGCATGCCAATGATCACGCAGCGGAAGGCCAGCACGCGCTGGTCTCCGCCGGCATGCTTTTCTTCTGGTCGCTTGGGGCGATCATCGGGCCGCTCTTCGCTTCGTTCATGCTCGATATCTTCGGACCGCAGGCGCTGTTCATCTATACCGCGGTGATCCTCGCCCTCTTCATGCTCTACACGCTTCAGCGCATGACGGCCCGCGCATCCGTTCCGGCGCAGGAGCGCTCGATGCCCTTCCGCAACCTGCTGCGCACCTCCTCCTTCTTCAATAAGCTTGCCGGCGGGGGCCAATCAAAGAAGGAACCCTAA
- a CDS encoding rhodanese-like domain-containing protein: MAKNVKDLLAEANSAVPKLSPTEAADKMRSGDVLIVDVRDPTEVLQTGKLKGAVNVSRGMLEFRADPESQYHNPVFQKDKTILLHCASGGRSALAGKTLQDMGYTSVFNIGGFKELAEAGIDTEPA; encoded by the coding sequence ATGGCGAAGAACGTCAAGGACCTGTTGGCAGAAGCAAATAGTGCCGTCCCGAAATTGTCTCCCACTGAGGCCGCCGATAAGATGCGCTCCGGTGATGTGCTCATTGTCGATGTTCGCGATCCGACGGAGGTTCTGCAAACCGGCAAGCTCAAGGGGGCGGTGAACGTTTCGCGAGGGATGCTGGAGTTTCGCGCCGACCCGGAGAGCCAATACCACAATCCCGTATTCCAGAAGGACAAGACGATCCTGCTTCATTGTGCCTCCGGCGGCCGTTCGGCCCTTGCGGGCAAGACGCTTCAGGATATGGGCTATACGTCTGTGTTCAACATCGGCGGCTTCAAGGAACTCGCCGAGGCGGGGATTGACACGGAGCCCGCGTGA